The DNA region CCGCTGGTGCTCATCCCCCCCGAGCACTTCCTCACCCGCCCGGCGCTCTGGCTGCGCGCGCTGGCCCGCAAGCGCGGCACGATCTCCGCCGCGCCCAGCTTCGCGTTCGCGTACGCGGCCGACCGGGTTCGCGACGCCGATCTCGCGGGCCTGTCGCTCGGGACCGTGCGGCTGCTGCTCGACGGCGCCGAGCCGGTGTCGGCGGTGGCGCTGCGGGGCTTCGCCGAGCGCTTCGCGCGGCACGGGCTGGATCCGGGGGCGCTCGTGCCCGTGTACGGCCTCAGCGAGGCGGCGCTGGCGGTCACGTTCGCGCGCCCGGGCGGCCGCCTCGGCGGGCTCGGGGTGGACGCGGCCCGGCTCGCCTCGGAGGGCGTGGTCGCGCCCGGCGGGCGCGAGGTGGTGCCGGTGGGGACCCCGGTCCCCGGGGTCGAGGTCGAGCTCCGCGGCGAGGGCGGGATGCGGGTGGGGGAGGGGCGCGTCGGGCGGGTGTTCGTCCGCGGCCCGGCGCTCATGCGCGAGTACCTGGGCGATCCCGGGGCGACCGCGCGCGCGCTGCGGGGCGGGTGGCTCGACACCGGCGACCTCGGGTTCGTGGTGGGCGGCGCGCTGTACCTCCACGGCCGCGCCCGCGACCTCGTGATCGTGCGCGGCGCGAACCACGCCCCGGAGGAGTTCGAGGCGCCGCTCGCGGCGCTGCCCGGCCTGCGCCCGGGCTGCGCGGTGGCGCTCGGCTTCGAGCCGGCGGGCGGCGCGGGCGAGGCGCTGCTCGTCCTGGCGGAGCGCGCCAGGGACGAGGCGGCCCCCGACGCCGAGCTCGAGGCGCGCGTCCGGCGCGCGGTGCTCGCGGCGACCGGCATCGCCCCGCACACGGTCCGGCTGCTCGCGCCCGGCACGCTCCCGCGGACGTCCTCCGGCAAGCTGCGGCGCGCCGAGGCGCTGCGCCGGTTCCAGGCGGGGACGCTCGCGCCGCCGCAGCCGGTGAGCGCGCTCCGCCTCGCGCTCGCCGCCGCGCGCTCGCAGCTCGCCTTCGGGCGGTCGCGCCGCCGCGGGGGCTGAGGTGGCGCGGCTCCGCGACGCGGTGGTCGTGGGCGGCGGACCGGCGGGGCTCGCCTTCGCCGCCGCCGCGGCCGCGCGCGGCCTCGACGTGCTGGTGCTGGAGCGTCGCCGCGGGCCGGTGGACAAGGCCTGCGGCGAGGGCGTCCTCCCGGCCGGCGTGGAGGCGCTGGAGCGGCTCGGGGTGCGCGCGCGGCTCGGGCCGGCGCTGGCGCGGCCGCTGCGCGAGCTGCGCTGGGTCGATCCGTCGGGCGCGGTGGCCCGGCTGGCGCTGCCCGGGCCGGGCGGGCTGGGCGTCCGGCGGGTGGCGCTCGAGGCCGCGCTCCGCGAGCGGGCGCGGGAGGCCGGCGCGGCGCTGGAGGAGGGCGTCGAGGCGACCGACCACCGCGTCCTCGCCGATCGGGTGCGGGTCCGGGTGGCGGGCGGCGCGGCGGTGGAGGGGCGGGTGCTGGTCGCGGCCGACGGGCTCGGCTCGCCCACGCGGCGGCGGGCCGGCCTCGAGCGCCGGGTGCGCGGGCCGGAGCGCTTCGGCGTGCGGCGGCACGCGGACGTTGCCGACGCCGGCGACGCGGTCGAGGTGCACTTCGGCGACGGGGCCGAGGCGTACGTGACGCCGGTCGGCCCGCGGCAGGTCGGGGTCGCGTTCCTGTTCGAGCGCGGGGCGGCGCGCTCGTTCGAGGCGCTGCTCGAGCGGTTCCCGGCGCTCGCGGCGCGGCTCGAGGGCGCGGCGTTCGCGACGCCGGCCCGCGGCGCCGGTCCCCTGGCGCGCGCCGCCCGCGCCCGCGTGGCGGACCGCCTGGTGCTGCTCGGCGACGCCGCCGGCTACCTGGACGCCGTCACCGGGGAAGGCCTCTCGCTCGCCTTCGGGAGCGCGATCGACCTCGCCGCGCTGCTCCCCGGGGCCCTCTCCCGCGGCGCCTCGGCGCGCGCCCTCGCGCCGTACGAGGCCGCCTGGCGGCGCCGGTGGGCGCCCTACGCCCGCTGGACCCGGCTCGTGCTCGCGCTCGCGCGCCACCCCGCCGTCCGCCGCCGCGTCATCGCCCTCGCCGGCGCCGCGCCCTGGCCGTTCGAGCGGGCCGTCGCCGCCGCGGTGGGCGCCGGCGCGGGCTGAGCCCGCGCCCGGCGCCGGTGTCCCACAGGCCGCCCCGCCGTGCGCCGGGGACCTCCATCGCCGCGTCCCGTGGACGTGGGGCGGCGCGACGCGTTCACCCACCGTTCGGACACGCTGCGTGCTAGCGTCCGCGCGTCCCTTTCCCGCACCTCGTGCGGAGGAGAGTCCGATGCGGATCCGGTTCGCCCTGCCCGCGGCGGCGGCGCTGGTCCTCCAGGCCTGCGCCACCGTCTCGCAGCCTCCGGTGGAGGTGGAGTCCCCCGTCCCGAAGGCGGCCCAGGTCGCGGCGCAGCAGCAGGCGGCCGCGCCGTCGGCCAAGCGGTACAAGACGAAGATCGCCATCGCGCGCTTCACCAACGAGACGAGCTACGGGCGGTCGCTGCTGAACGACGCCGACCTCGATCGGATCGGCAAGCAGGCCTCGGACATGCTCGCCTCGCGCCTGGTCATGTCCGGCGCGTTCGTGGTGCTCGAGCGGCCCGACCTCCAGAAGCTCGAGCGCGAGCAGGCCATCTCCGGCGGCGCGGGCCTGGTCGGCGCCGACACCGTCATCTCCGGCTCGGTGACCGAGTTCGGGCGCTCGGTGGGCGGCAAGAAGGGCTTCCTCAGCAGCACCAAGGTGCAGACCGCCCGCGCCAAGGTGGACGTCCGGCTGGTGGACGTGAAGACCGGGCACGCCTACTTCTCGGCGCTCGGCGCCGGCGAGGCGAGCACCGAGTCCGGCGAGATCGCCGGCTTCGGCAGCCGCGCCGAGTACGACGCCACGCTGAACGACCGCGCCATCGCCGCGGCCATCTCCGACGTGATCGACCGCCTGGTCGCCACGCTCGCCGCCCGCCCCTGGCGCTCGGACATCCTCGAGGTGCAGGGCCGGCAGGTCTTCATCTCCGGCGGCCGCCACCAGGGCGTGCGCGAGGGCGACCTGCTGGCGGTGATGGAGGCGGGCAACAAGGTGAAGAGCCGCCAGACCGGGTTCGAGGTGGCGCTCCCGCCGAAGCGCGTCGGGACGCTCAAGGTGCTGTCGCTGTTCGGCGACGGCGAGACCAGCGAGGGCGCCGTGTGCGAGCTGACGTCCGGCACCATCGAGAAGGCCTCCCTCCCCAAGCTCTTCGTGGCCGAGGCCACGCCGTGAGGTACGCCATGCGGAACGTGCTCTTCGCGGCGGCGGCCGCCGCGCTGGTGGCGGGCTGCGCCATGCCGCAGACCGTCGTGAAGTCCGTCGAGAGCCGCCCCAGCCTGGCGGTGGTGGGCGCGCCGGCCGGCGCGGTGCTCGTCGTGGACGGGCAGCCCGTCGGCGAGGCGAGCGCGTACGACGGGAACCCCGCCGTGCTGCGCGTCGAGCCGGGCACGCACCAGGTCGAGATCCGCGACCCGTCCGGCGCCGCGGTGTACCGGCAGACCGTGTTCGTGGAGAGCGAGCTGAAGACGGTGAGGGTGCACTGAGATGCGCGCGCCCCTCCGAGCGATCCTCGTCCTCGCGGCGTCCGCCGCCCTGCTGCAGGGGTGCGCCGGGCGCAGCCTCTACCACTGGGGCGAGTACGACGACGCGCTGTACGCGCACTACAAGAACCCGCAGGACCGCGAGGCGTTCGTCGAGCGCCTGCGGGTGGTGATCGACGGCGCGGAGCAGGCCGGGGAGAAGGTGCCGCCGGGCTGCTACGCCGAGTACGGCTACGCGCTGTACGAGGAGGCCAGGTACGAGGACGCCTCGCGCTACTTCAAGCTCGAGCGCGAGAAGTGGCCCGAGTCCGGCGTGCTCATGCAGAAGATGATCGGCCTCGCCGACCGGCGCGGCGGCAAGGAGCCGGTGGCGCCCGCCCCCGCGAAGCCCGCCGCCGCCGTCCCGGTGAAGGCCACGAAGGCGCCGGCCAAGGCGCCGGCGAAGCCCGCCGCCACGCACGGGCCGGCCGGCGCGCTGGAGCGGAGGTGAACATGGGACGGCTCGGATCGCTCGCAGGACGGCTCGCATCGCCCGCAGGACGGCTCGCCTCGCTCGCGACGCTCGCCGCGCTGCTCTCGGCCTGCGGCACGGCCCAGGTGAAGAAGGACTACGGCGCGTTCAACACCGCCCGGCCCCGCGCCATCCTGGTGGTGCCGGTGGTGAACAAGAGCGTCGAGATCGACGCGCCGGAGTACTTCCTCTCCACGCTGCCGGTGCCGGTGGCGGAGCGCGGCTACTACGTGTTCCCGGTGAACCTGGTGAAGCGGGTGCTCGAGGACGACGGCCTCGCCGACGCGTCGCTGGTGCACGGGGCCGACCCGGTCCGCCTCTGCTCGCTGTTCGGGGCCGACGCGGTGCTCCTCGCCTCCGTCGAGAAGTGGGAGGCGAAGTACATGGTCGTCACCACGCAGGTGAACGTCGAGTTCGAGTACGTGCTGAAGGACGGCAAGACCGGGCAGACGCTGTGGACCGAGCGGCGGTCCATGAGCTACCAGCCCGGCAACTCCGGCGGCGGCCTCATCGGCGCGCTGGTGAACGCCGCCGTCACGAAGGCCTCGCCGAACTACATGCCGCTGGCGCGGCAGGCGAACGCGCAGGCGTTCGCGTGGCCCGGCCCGGGCTTCCCGGCCGGACCGTATCGCCCGGAGTACGGCCAGGACGTGCAGGTGATGGCCGCGCAGCCCTGAGGACCGGCGCGGGACCGCCGGCGCTCGCATCCGGGAGCGCCGGCGGGTAGGCTCCCGCCGCCCCATGTCCAAGCTCCTCCTGTTCTACCTGCTCGTCCAGCTCACCGGCAGCCCGCTCGGCGCCCTGGCGCTGCTGCTCGCGGTCTGGTGGCTCACCGACCGGATGACGGTCGGCGTCCTGCCGGACCCGCTCCGGACCGTCGCGCGCTGGCGCCGCCGGCTCCAGCTCGCCCGCGCCCTCGAGGTGAACCCGCACGACCGCCGCGCGCGGCTCGAGCTCGCGGATCTCCTGCTCGCGGGGCGCCGCCCGGCCCGCGCCGCCGCGGTCCTCCGGCCCAACGTCGAGGCCGGGGACGAGGACGCGCACACCGCGTTCCTGATGGGCGCGGCGCTCGGGCGGAGCGGGCAGGCCGATCCGGCGGAGCGCGCGCTCGCCGTCGCCCGCGCGGCGGATCCCGACTTCCGCGCCGGCGAGATCGACCTCGAGCTCGGGCGCCAGCGGCTCGGCCGCGGCGACGCCGCCGGCGCGCGCGAGGCGCTGGAGCGGCTCCTGGTGGAGCGCCCCGGATCGGTGGAGGGGCGCCTCTGGCTGGCGCGCGCGCTCGACCGGCTCGGCGACCGCGACGGCGCCCGCCGCCGGCGCGAGGAGGGCTGGCGCGAGTACGTCTCGCTGCCGCGCTTCCACCGCAAGCACGAGCGCCCGTTCGCGTGGCGGCTGCAGCCCTGGCGGCCGACCGCCGTGGCGCTCGGCGTGGTGCTGGTGCTCGCCGCGGTCGCGGCCGTGGCCGGTTGACGCACCGCGCCGGGCCGCGGCGCCGCCGCGCCGCGTCAGCCGTCCCTTTCCCGGCCCTCCCCGCAGAATCAAGACCTTTTCGCGGACCGCTCCTGGCTAGGATGGCCGCAAAGGAGAACCCATCATGCGCGCCACCGTCCTGGGCGCCGGTTCCTGGGGAACCGCGCTCGCATCCCTCCTCGCCGGCAAGGGCTACACCGTCACCTCGTGGGACAAGGACGCCGCGGTCCTCGACGACATCGCGCGCAACCACCGCAACGAGCGCTACCTGCCGGGCCTGCACCTCCCGCCGACGCTGCACGCCAGCGCCGAGGTCGCGAAGGCGCTCGAGGGCGCCGAGCTGGTGGTCCTCGCCGTGCCGTCGCACGCCGTCCGCCCGGTGGTGATCGAGGCGAAGCGCCACGTCCACGCGGGCACGCCCATCGTCTGCGTCGCGAAGGGCATCGAGCTCGACACGCTCATGACCATGACCGAGGTCGTCGAGGACGTGCTGCCGGTGCCGCTCCACCCCTACCTGGCGGTCCTGTCCGGCCCGTCGTTCGCGAAGGAGGTCGCGAAGGGGCTGCCCACCGCGGTCACCGTGGCGGCGCGCTGGGAGCGGATCGCGAAGCAGGTGCAGGACGCCTTCCACACGAAGACGTTCCGGCCGTACACGTCCGGTGACGTGGTGGGCTGCGAGATCGGCGGCTGCGTGAAGAACGTCGTCGCCATCGCGGCCGGCATCTCCGACGGCATGGGCTTCGGCGCGAACGCCATGGCGGCGCTCGTCACCCGCGGGCTCGCGGAGATCACCCGCCTCGCGGTGCGCAAGGGGGCGAACCCGCTCACGCTGTCCGGCCTGGCGGGCCTCGGCGACCTGGTGCTGACTTGCTCGTCGGACCTGTCGCGCAACCGCACCGTCGGGCGCGGGCTCGCGGAGGGCAAGACCGCCGACGCGATCCAGCGCGAGCTCGGGCAGGTGGCGGAGGGCGTGCGGAACGCGCGCAGCGCGCGCGAGCTGGCGAAGCGGCTCGGCGTGGAGATGCCCATCACCGAGGCGATCTACCGGGTGCTGTACGAGGGGCTCGCGCCGCGCGAGGCGGTGACGGCGCTCATGATGCGCGAGACCAAGCCGGAGCTGTGATCCGCGCCCGGCGCGCACGGGGCCCCGCGCCGCCGCGGCCCGGCGCGCACCGCGGGTCCGGCCCCGCACCGGCCCCGTGCGGATCGGCCCGGGGCGAAGTACACATGAGGCCATGTCCGAGCCCCTTCGCCCCGAGGCCTCCCGCGAGCTGACCGGCACGCCCGCCGCCTTCACGGAGGGTTGCCGCCGCGACATGGACCGCGCCCGCGCCGAGGCCGCCCGGGCGCGCGCGCTCGGGCCGGCGGGGGGCCTCGCCACGCTGGAGGCGTTCGACGCCGCGTTCGCGGCGCTCTCCGAGGCCGCCTCGCGCGCCAGCCTGGCCCGGAACGTCCACCCGGATCCGGCGCTGCGCGACGCGGCCGAGGCCGCGGAGCGCGAGGTGGACGCGCTCTCCACCGAGCTGTCGCTCGACCGCGGCCTGTACGACGCGCTGGCGGGGCTGGACCCCGCGGGCCTCGACGCCGCCACCCGCCACCTGGTCGAGAAGAGCCTGCGCGACTTCCGCCGGGCCGGCGTGGACCGCGACGACGCCACCCGCGCGCGCGTGAAGGCGCTCCGCGAGGAGCTGGTGCGGGTCGGGCAGGAGTTCGGGCGCAACATCAAGGACGACGTGCGCCGGCTGGAGGTCGAGCCGGCCGCGCTGGACGGGCTCCCCGAGGACTGGCGCCGCGCGCATCCGCCCGGGCCGGACGGGCGGGTGACGCTCACCACCGACAACACCGACTACGTGCCGTTCCTGACGTACGCGCGCAGCGCCGCGGCGCGCGAGGCGCTCTGGCGGCTGTACCGGCTGCGCGGCCACCCGCGCAACCTCGAGGTCCTCTCGCGCATGCTGGCGCGGCGCGCCGACCTGGCGCGGCTGCTCGGCTACCCGAGCTGGGCCGCCTACGTCACCGAGGACAAGATGATCGGCAGCGAGGGCGCGGCGGCCGACTTCATCGAGCGGATCGCGCGCGCCGCCGAGGCGCGCATGCGGCGCGACCACGCCCAGCTCCTCGAGCGCAAGCGCGAGGAGCGCCCGGACGCCGATCGCGTCGAGCCCTGGGACTCGGCCTGGCTGCAGGAGCGGGTGAAGGCGGAGCGCTACGGCTTCGACTCGCAGTCGGTCCGGCCCTACTTCGAGTACGCGCGGGTGAAGCAGGGCGTGCTCGACGTCACCGGGCGGATCTTCGGGATCGCGTACCGCCGCGCGCCGGACGCGCCGGTGTGGCACCCGGAGGTCGAGGCCTGGGACGTGGTGGAGGACGGCGCGCTGCTCGGCCGCGTGTACCTCGACATGCACCCGCGCGACGGCAAGTACAAGCACTACGCCCAGTTCACGCTCGCGTCGGGCCAGGCCGGCCGGCGGCTGCCGGAGGGCGTGCTGGTGTGCAACTTCCCGCGCCCGGCCCCGGGCGCGCCGGCGCTCATGGAGCACGGCGACGTCCGCACGTTCTTCCACGAGTTCGGCCACCTGCTGCACCACGTGCTCGGCGGCCACACGCGCTGGGCGGGCCAGTCCGGCGTCGCGACCGAGTGGGACTTCGTGGAGGCGCCCTCGCAGATGCTGGAGGAGTGGGTGTGGGATCCGGCGGTCCTCGCCACCTTCGCGCGCCACGTCGAGACCGGCGAGCCCATCCCCGCCGAGCTCGTGGCGCGGATGAAGGCGGCCGACGAGTACGGCAAGGGGCTCATGGTCCGGCAGCAGATGTTCTACGCCGCGACCAGCCTCGAGCTGCACCGGCGCGATCCGGCCGCGCTCGACACCACCGCGCTCGTCGCCGAGCTGCAGGAGCGCTACACGCCGTTCCGCCACGTGCCCGGCACCTACTTCCAGGAGTCCTTCGGGCACCTCGACGGGTACAGCGCCATTTACTATACGTACATGTGGTCGCTCGTGATCGCGAAGGACCTGTTCGGCCCGTTCCGCGAGGCCGGGCTGCTCGACCCGGCCCCGGCGCGCCGCTACCGCAAGGCGGTGCTCGAGCCCGGCGGCTCCAAGCCCGCGGCCGAGCTGGTGAAGGACTTCCTCGGCCGGCCGCACGCCTTCGACGCGTTCGCCGCCTGGCTCGAGGCCTGATCGCCCGCCGGCGCCGGGGTCGCCCGGCCCCGGTGGCCTCGATCGCGGCATGGCGGGCCGGCGCAGCCCCGCCTATGTCCCATCGGATGAGCGAGCCCGCCCTCGAGACCCGCGTCGTCCGGACCGCCGTGCCGCCCGAGGGCGAGGCGGTGCGCACCGAGGTCCCCCGCCGGCGCATCAAGGACCTGGAGGTGATGGTCGCCGACGTCATCCAGGAGACCCCCGACACCACCACGCTCGTGCTCTTCACCGGCAACGACCGGCTCGACTACCTGGCCGGCCACTTCCTCACCATCGACCCGCGCCAGTTCCCGGCGCTCGAGCGGTGGGTGGCCTACCTGGAGGACCTGAAGGGCAAGCGCGAGGCGCCGCGCGCCTACTCGCTCGCGTCCGCGCCGCACGAGCGCTACCTCGCCATCACGGTGAAGGAGGAGACGTACCAGAGCGGGCGCACGCGCTACCCGCCGCTCCTCTCGCCGATGCTGGTGCGGCGCACGCCGCGCGGCAGCCGCTTCGTCATCACCGGCTTCACCGGCCCGTACGTGCTGCCCCCGCGCGTCGAGGAGAAGACCGACCACCTCGTGCACGTGGTGGCCGGCTCCGGCTCGGTGCCCAACTGGTCGATCCTGAAGCACGCGCTGCGCGAGCACCCGCGCCTGCGCCACACGTTCGTGTACTCGAACCGGACCTGGGACGACGTCATCTACCGCGAGGGCCTGCGCCAGCTCGAGGCCGAGCACCCCGACCGGCTGCGCGTGGTGCACACGCTCACCCGCGAGCCGGAGCCGGAGCGCCACGGGCCCGGGGTGCGGCGCGGCCGCATCTCGGCGGAGCTGCTCCGCGAGCTCGTCCCGGATCCGCGCGCGGCCCTGTACTACGCCTGCGGCCCCGCGGTCGGGCCCATCGAGCGCGCCGCCGCGAAGGAGCGCGGCGAGACCCCCGCCCCCCGGTTCCTGGAGGCCGCGCTGGGCGCGCTGGACGAGCTCGGCGTGCCGCGCGACCGCGTCAAGCGCGAGTCCTACGGGTAGCGCCCCCGCGCCATTCCGTGGCGCCCGGGCGCGCGGCGATCTACCTTTCCGCCCGCCCGTGCCCCGGACCCTGCGCGCCATCCCCACGCTCCTCAAGGTCGGCTTCGCCGAGGCGGTCGCGTACCGCGCGGAGATGGTGGTGTGGCTGCTCTCCACCAACATGCCGCTCGTCATGCTGGCGCTGTGGACCGCGGTGGCCCGCGACGCGCCGGTGGGGCGGTTCGGCCAGCGCGACTTCGTCGCCTACTACCTCGCCACGCTGGTGGTGCGGCTGCTCACCGGCGCCTGGGTGATCTGGGAGCTGAACTACGAGATCCGCCAGGGCACGCTCGCGTTCCGGCTGCTCCGGCCGGTCCACCCGCTGCTCGCCTACGCGGCGGAGAACCTGTCCGCGCTCCCGGTGCGCATGCTGGTGTCGCTGCCCATCGCGCTCGGCGCGCTGCTGGTGGTCGGCCGCGACCGGCTCACGGGCGACCCGCTGCTCCTCGCGCTCTTCCCGGTCACGGTGCTGGGCGCCTGGCTCATCACCTTCCTCGCGATGGCGATCATCGGCGCCCTGGCGTTCTGGATCGACCAGGCCGGCTCGCTGTTCGAGATCTGGCTGGGCCTGTTCGGCGTGTTCTCCGGGTACCTCGTGCCGCTCGAGCTGTTCCCGCACTGGGTGGCGACCGCGGCGCGGTTCCTGCCGTTCCGGTACATGCTGGCGTTCCCGGTGGAGATGATCATCGGGATGACCCCGCGCCCGGTCGCGCTCGCCGAGCTCGCCGTCCAGTGGACGTTCGTGGTCGCGCTGGCGCTGGGCGCGCGGGGCGCCTGGGCGCTCGGGCTGCGCCGCTTCGCGGCGTTCGGAGGGTAGGGGCGTGGGACGCTACCTCCGCCTGCTCGCGGTGCAGTTCCGCGCCTCCGCCGCGGTGGCCATGCAGTACCGCGTCGAGTTCCTGGTGGAGGGCGCGCTGGCGCTCTTCTGGACCGGCTGGTCGCTCGTGCCGCTGCTGGTGGTCTACGGCAGCCGCGAGGCGGTGGCGGGCTGGAGCTTCGACGAGGCGCTGGTGGTGATGGGCTGGTTCACGCTCATGAAGGGCGTGCTCGAGGGCGCGGTCAACCCGTCGCTCACCACCGTGGTCGAGCACATCCGCAAGGGCACGCTCGACTTCGTCCTGCTGAAGCCCGCCGACGCGCAGTTCCTCGTGTCCACGGCCAAGTTCGAGCCCTGGCGGATCATCGACGTGCTCGGCGGCCTCGTCATCTTCGCGGTGGCGTTCCACCGCATGGGCCGGCTGCCGGAGGCGGGCGGCGTCCTCGCGGCCTGCCTGCTGTTCGCGGCCGCCACCGTGATCCTGTACTCGCTCTGGATCATCGTGGTCGCCGCCGCGTTCTTCGTGGTGAAGGTGGACAACCTCTCGTTCCTGTTCGTGTCCATCTACGACGCCGCGCGCTGGCCGGCGTCGGTGTTCCGCGGCGCGCTCCGGGTGATCTTCACGTTCGTGGTCCCGCTCGCCGTCATGACGACCTTCCCGGCCGAGGCGCTGCTCGGGCGGCTGGCGCCGCCCCGGGCGCTGCTCATCGCCGCCGGCGCGGTGGCGTTCGCGGGGCTGGCCCGGGCGGTGTGGCTGCGGTCCATCTCCCGCTACACCTCCGCGTCGTCTTAGCGAGGGCTGCGCCCTCGCCCCGCCGCCCTGAGCTTGCCGAAGGGCGTCGGGGGCCCACTCCTGCTGCGCGGGGCCCGTGACCTCGCGCGCCCGCATGCGCGGGCACGCGCGAGGTCGATGTTCTGACGGGGCTGCGCCCCGCCCCACGGAGCGGAGCTCCGCGGGGCCCCACCCTGCTGCGCGGGGCCCGTGACCTCGCGCGCCCGCATGCGCGGGCACGCGCGAGGTCCCCGCGGGCGCCGCTACGCGGCGCAGGTCGTCCGGCCCAACCACACATCCGGCGTGCCGCCGGGACCGCGGTTCGACTACATTCCGGCCGGCATGCTCCGCCTGACCTTCCTCGGCACCTCCGCCGCCCAGCCCACCATCCGGCGCAACCTCACCGGCCACGCGGTGCGGCGGGAGCGCGAGCTGTTCCTGGTGGACTGCGGCGAGGGCACCCAGCGCCAGCTCATCCAGTTCGGCGCCGGGTTCGACGTGGCGGCCATCTTCTTCACCCACTTCCACGCCGACCACTACCTCGGCGCCATCGGCTTCCTGCGGACGCTCTCGATGCAGAACCGCGCCGAGCCGCTCGACCTGTACGGCCCGCGCCCGGCGAAGCGGCTGCTCGAGACCATGCTGTTCACCGGCGCGGAGCGCTTCAGCTACGAGGTCCGCATCCACGAGGTGCGCGCGGGCGAGGCGGTGCGGCGCGACGGCTGCGCCATGGTCCCGTTCCCCACCGAGCACCGCACCCCGTCGCTCGGCTGGGCGCTGCGCGAGGACGCGCGCCCGGGCCGCTTCCACCCGGAGAAGGCCGCGGCGCTGGGCGTCCCGAAGGGCCCGCTGTTCGGCGCGCTCCAGCGCGGCGAGGCGGTGACGCTCCCCGACGGCCGGGCGGTGCGGCCCGAGGAGGTGGTCGAGCCGCCGCGGCGGGGCCGGGCGCTGGTCATCACCGGCGACACGCGGCCGTGCGCGGCCACCGTGGAGGCGGCGCGCGGCGCGGACGTGCTGGTCCACGACTGCACGTTCGGCGACGGCGAGGTGGAGCGGGCCGAGGAGACGCTCCACTCCACCGCCCGCGGCGCGGCGCAGGTGGCGCGCGAGGCGGGCGTGGGGCGGCTGGTGCTCACGCACCTCTCCACCCGGTACGATCGCGCCTGGGAGCCGCTGGTGCAGCAGGCGCGGGAGGCCTGGCAGGGCCCGCTCGACGTGGCGCACGACGGCATGGTGCTCGAGATCCCGCTGCCCGAGTGACGGCGCGCGGCCTCGCCCTGCCTCGCCCATACGCGGGGCCATCGGCATGGCCTGCGCTGGACTGCGCGGAGCTCGCCATTAGGTTCCGCGCATGATCACCGTCCGCAAGACCGAGGCCCGGGGCCACTTCGACCACGGCTGGCTCGACACCCGCCACACCTTCTCGTTCGCCGACTACCACGACGAGGCGCACATGGGCTTCCGCGCCCTACGCGTCGTCAACGAGGACCGCGTCAAGCCCGGCGAGGGGTTCGGCACGCACGGCCACCGCGACATGGAGATCCTCTCCTACGTGCTCGGCGGCACGCTCGCGCACCGCGACTCCACCGGCGGCGGCGGGCGGCTGCGGCCGGGCGAGGTGCAGCGCATGAGCGCGGGCACCGGCGTCATGCACTCCGAGTACAACGGCTCGGATCGCGAGGAGGTCCACTTCCTCCAGA from Anaeromyxobacter dehalogenans 2CP-C includes:
- a CDS encoding tetratricopeptide repeat protein; translated protein: MSKLLLFYLLVQLTGSPLGALALLLAVWWLTDRMTVGVLPDPLRTVARWRRRLQLARALEVNPHDRRARLELADLLLAGRRPARAAAVLRPNVEAGDEDAHTAFLMGAALGRSGQADPAERALAVARAADPDFRAGEIDLELGRQRLGRGDAAGAREALERLLVERPGSVEGRLWLARALDRLGDRDGARRRREEGWREYVSLPRFHRKHERPFAWRLQPWRPTAVALGVVLVLAAVAAVAG
- a CDS encoding AMP-binding protein — translated: MRLRGPPQPPPRHPTLAHALAAAAGHPSGATFLDLHERETFLSWSEVRARAERAAANLVHLGIRRGDRVAIVLRTEPAFLDAFLGAWLAGAVPVPLYPPVRLGRLDAYAEDTGRMIRVAGARLVVSAGGTRRLLGGAVERGGPALGCVDVSALSALPARIAREPEPDALGLVQFSSGTTVDPKPVALTHRALAAMADALVAATSAGPDDVLVSWLPLYHDMGLIGCLLAAMSYPGPLVLIPPEHFLTRPALWLRALARKRGTISAAPSFAFAYAADRVRDADLAGLSLGTVRLLLDGAEPVSAVALRGFAERFARHGLDPGALVPVYGLSEAALAVTFARPGGRLGGLGVDAARLASEGVVAPGGREVVPVGTPVPGVEVELRGEGGMRVGEGRVGRVFVRGPALMREYLGDPGATARALRGGWLDTGDLGFVVGGALYLHGRARDLVIVRGANHAPEEFEAPLAALPGLRPGCAVALGFEPAGGAGEALLVLAERARDEAAPDAELEARVRRAVLAATGIAPHTVRLLAPGTLPRTSSGKLRRAEALRRFQAGTLAPPQPVSALRLALAAARSQLAFGRSRRRGG
- a CDS encoding CsgG/HfaB family protein — its product is MRIRFALPAAAALVLQACATVSQPPVEVESPVPKAAQVAAQQQAAAPSAKRYKTKIAIARFTNETSYGRSLLNDADLDRIGKQASDMLASRLVMSGAFVVLERPDLQKLEREQAISGGAGLVGADTVISGSVTEFGRSVGGKKGFLSSTKVQTARAKVDVRLVDVKTGHAYFSALGAGEASTESGEIAGFGSRAEYDATLNDRAIAAAISDVIDRLVATLAARPWRSDILEVQGRQVFISGGRHQGVREGDLLAVMEAGNKVKSRQTGFEVALPPKRVGTLKVLSLFGDGETSEGAVCELTSGTIEKASLPKLFVAEATP
- a CDS encoding NAD(P)H-dependent glycerol-3-phosphate dehydrogenase; translated protein: MRATVLGAGSWGTALASLLAGKGYTVTSWDKDAAVLDDIARNHRNERYLPGLHLPPTLHASAEVAKALEGAELVVLAVPSHAVRPVVIEAKRHVHAGTPIVCVAKGIELDTLMTMTEVVEDVLPVPLHPYLAVLSGPSFAKEVAKGLPTAVTVAARWERIAKQVQDAFHTKTFRPYTSGDVVGCEIGGCVKNVVAIAAGISDGMGFGANAMAALVTRGLAEITRLAVRKGANPLTLSGLAGLGDLVLTCSSDLSRNRTVGRGLAEGKTADAIQRELGQVAEGVRNARSARELAKRLGVEMPITEAIYRVLYEGLAPREAVTALMMRETKPEL
- a CDS encoding DUF4810 domain-containing protein; translation: MRAPLRAILVLAASAALLQGCAGRSLYHWGEYDDALYAHYKNPQDREAFVERLRVVIDGAEQAGEKVPPGCYAEYGYALYEEARYEDASRYFKLEREKWPESGVLMQKMIGLADRRGGKEPVAPAPAKPAAAVPVKATKAPAKAPAKPAATHGPAGALERR
- a CDS encoding NAD(P)/FAD-dependent oxidoreductase, whose product is MARLRDAVVVGGGPAGLAFAAAAAARGLDVLVLERRRGPVDKACGEGVLPAGVEALERLGVRARLGPALARPLRELRWVDPSGAVARLALPGPGGLGVRRVALEAALRERAREAGAALEEGVEATDHRVLADRVRVRVAGGAAVEGRVLVAADGLGSPTRRRAGLERRVRGPERFGVRRHADVADAGDAVEVHFGDGAEAYVTPVGPRQVGVAFLFERGAARSFEALLERFPALAARLEGAAFATPARGAGPLARAARARVADRLVLLGDAAGYLDAVTGEGLSLAFGSAIDLAALLPGALSRGASARALAPYEAAWRRRWAPYARWTRLVLALARHPAVRRRVIALAGAAPWPFERAVAAAVGAGAG
- a CDS encoding DUF799 domain-containing protein, whose product is MGRLGSLAGRLASPAGRLASLATLAALLSACGTAQVKKDYGAFNTARPRAILVVPVVNKSVEIDAPEYFLSTLPVPVAERGYYVFPVNLVKRVLEDDGLADASLVHGADPVRLCSLFGADAVLLASVEKWEAKYMVVTTQVNVEFEYVLKDGKTGQTLWTERRSMSYQPGNSGGGLIGALVNAAVTKASPNYMPLARQANAQAFAWPGPGFPAGPYRPEYGQDVQVMAAQP